In one window of Leptospira sp. WS92.C1 DNA:
- a CDS encoding Gldg family protein, translating into MKESILLRIFPWISLTALYLYFPVRDSILTPGTRLFWMGFVLAILILEPAYRYVQKKNIREEWNSYLSAGLGLLTFGIYHLRVYLEELALKSSGSHSGNERFREILLVLLVLSALGFLILTLLKELGKDSAGAQSVLKTSKQALVRYFILNLAVVFVILVVINYVSVIRNHNFDLSSKGQYSFGPTAVKILKNVDKEVEVIAFYPRPLENTTSSDKANSFSLRRIRPDLEIYLDQLQSLSPQFKVRFINADVELDDLAEFGQVSNGIILLRVKKPLTLDGKQFAEQRVSVKEKNDLEDLERKLVQAIVNITTEEKNVYFTQSNGERYSAIFQNLPNEKVGILSNSLSFLNFKVKGLGIAEGWPGRIPENADVLILAGPTVAFSKEAQTAILDFIEKKKGKVLITIDQKGTENFNWLLEKSGYGFEKSVLSQIPSQPGVIIAKSFRKHPIEETLTRKEMGSMFPFGGFFLPLSSLASGGKTLEAFPLMESGGESILDKNNNGKLDTGEEKRNVILGMILKTISKSAEAAKESKADPNSVTPPLVQSDPNGNSDSKEEGRVVIFSGTSWITDQFISYGTNYELATSSVTWMYQNLSLTSIQPKKEEVSTVSLTDTQKRVVWILGMFIFPGLIAVLSSLALIQKRRQEGEES; encoded by the coding sequence ATGAAAGAATCCATTCTGCTTAGAATTTTTCCATGGATATCGCTAACGGCGCTCTATCTTTATTTTCCGGTTCGCGACAGCATTTTGACTCCCGGGACACGTTTGTTTTGGATGGGATTCGTTCTCGCGATTTTGATCTTAGAACCCGCGTATCGATACGTTCAGAAAAAAAACATTCGGGAGGAATGGAATTCCTATCTTTCCGCAGGTTTGGGTTTGCTGACGTTTGGAATCTATCATCTTAGGGTTTATCTCGAAGAGTTGGCGCTAAAATCATCGGGATCCCATTCTGGAAACGAAAGATTTCGTGAAATTCTTTTAGTCCTGCTCGTTTTATCCGCGCTTGGTTTTCTCATTCTCACTCTTTTAAAAGAATTGGGAAAGGATTCCGCCGGAGCCCAGAGTGTATTGAAAACTTCGAAACAAGCGTTGGTGCGCTATTTTATTCTAAATTTAGCGGTCGTTTTTGTGATTTTGGTAGTCATCAATTACGTTTCCGTAATACGAAATCATAACTTTGATCTGAGTTCCAAAGGCCAGTATTCCTTCGGTCCGACCGCGGTAAAAATTCTAAAGAACGTGGATAAGGAAGTTGAGGTGATCGCTTTTTATCCGAGACCTCTGGAGAATACGACTTCAAGCGATAAGGCAAATTCCTTTTCTCTGAGAAGAATTCGTCCCGATCTTGAAATTTATCTGGATCAGTTACAATCGCTCAGTCCTCAGTTTAAGGTTCGTTTTATCAACGCCGATGTGGAACTGGACGATCTCGCGGAATTTGGCCAGGTTTCAAACGGAATCATTTTGCTTCGGGTTAAAAAACCTCTTACGTTAGACGGTAAACAATTTGCGGAACAAAGAGTTTCGGTTAAGGAAAAAAACGATTTGGAAGACCTGGAACGTAAATTGGTTCAGGCGATCGTAAACATCACCACCGAAGAAAAGAACGTTTACTTTACCCAATCCAATGGGGAGCGTTATTCCGCTATCTTTCAAAATCTGCCCAACGAAAAGGTCGGAATTCTGTCCAACTCCCTGAGCTTTCTCAATTTTAAGGTTAAAGGTCTCGGAATCGCGGAAGGTTGGCCCGGTAGAATCCCGGAAAACGCTGACGTCCTGATCCTTGCCGGTCCTACGGTTGCTTTTTCAAAAGAGGCTCAGACGGCGATCTTGGATTTTATAGAAAAGAAAAAAGGAAAGGTTCTTATCACAATTGATCAGAAGGGAACAGAAAATTTCAATTGGCTCTTGGAAAAATCGGGTTATGGATTTGAGAAGAGTGTTCTTTCCCAGATTCCGAGTCAACCCGGTGTGATCATTGCAAAGTCATTTAGAAAACATCCGATCGAAGAAACTCTGACTAGAAAAGAAATGGGGTCTATGTTTCCGTTTGGCGGATTTTTTCTTCCTTTGTCTTCTTTGGCCTCGGGTGGAAAAACTTTGGAAGCGTTTCCTTTGATGGAATCCGGCGGCGAATCTATATTAGATAAAAATAATAATGGAAAACTGGACACCGGCGAAGAAAAACGAAACGTGATTTTGGGGATGATTCTGAAAACGATTTCCAAATCCGCGGAGGCTGCAAAGGAATCCAAAGCCGATCCGAATTCCGTGACACCGCCTCTTGTACAATCCGATCCAAATGGAAATTCCGATTCTAAAGAAGAAGGGCGAGTCGTTATTTTTTCGGGAACCTCCTGGATTACGGATCAATTTATTTCCTACGGAACCAACTACGAATTGGCGACGTCATCGGTCACTTGGATGTATCAAAATCTTTCTCTGACATCCATTCAACCTAAGAAGGAAGAAGTCAGCACCGTATCCTTGACCGATACTCAAAAAAGAGTCGTATGGATTTTAGGAATGTTTATCTTTCCGGGATTGATCGCCGTTCTTTCTTCTCTTGCATTGATTCAAAAACGAAGACAGGAAGGAGAGGAGTCTTGA
- a CDS encoding ABC transporter permease, whose translation MFQNIKWIFFKEVKVFFGTFMAPLVFGGTAFLNSLFVLILNFNSGTNYVDTTVITFLSFMSTIIIAMLILSMGSITEERNRGTLEFLFTAPITDLEIIAGKFLFGALICFLIAVFVNGLFPIFLYSFWKAPLYIVVSGTIGVFLLGMFSFAVGLFGSSLGKNQMTSLLISIVIILTLWVSGYFSYLFDSVTRKVLYHLHIFSHFIGFCKGVLPLNGIVFFISGALFFLYLTVKVLESRRWRG comes from the coding sequence ATGTTTCAAAATATTAAATGGATTTTTTTCAAGGAAGTAAAGGTGTTCTTCGGAACCTTTATGGCTCCTTTGGTTTTCGGCGGAACAGCGTTTTTGAATTCGCTTTTTGTGCTCATTCTCAACTTTAATTCTGGCACAAATTACGTGGATACGACGGTAATTACGTTTCTTTCCTTTATGTCCACGATCATCATCGCGATGTTGATTCTATCAATGGGAAGCATCACCGAGGAAAGAAACAGAGGCACTCTTGAATTTCTTTTTACGGCGCCGATCACGGATTTGGAAATTATAGCCGGTAAGTTCCTTTTTGGCGCCTTGATTTGTTTTCTGATCGCGGTTTTTGTGAACGGTCTATTTCCGATTTTTTTATACTCTTTTTGGAAAGCTCCTCTTTACATCGTTGTCTCCGGAACTATCGGTGTTTTTCTTTTGGGAATGTTTTCCTTTGCGGTCGGACTTTTCGGAAGTAGTCTTGGCAAAAATCAGATGACCTCTCTTTTGATTTCGATCGTGATCATTTTGACTCTTTGGGTTTCCGGATACTTTTCGTATTTGTTCGATTCGGTAACTAGAAAGGTGTTGTATCACTTGCATATTTTTTCTCACTTCATTGGATTTTGTAAAGGAGTTCTACCCTTGAATGGTATTGTGTTCTTTATCAGCGGCGCGTTATTCTTTCTTTATCTCACCGTAAAAGTTTTGGAATCTAGGAGATGGAGAGGATGA